From one Bifidobacterium sp. WK012_4_13 genomic stretch:
- the nagB gene encoding glucosamine-6-phosphate deaminase, whose amino-acid sequence MTEVIIVENQDEAGSIYAQCVARLIADKPDCVLGLATGSSPLAAYRQLAGRVEREGIDVSQVRGFALDEYAGLDPSHPQSYKSTINRTVVEPLGLDPEKIHVPNGNLDTIGEAGKAYDKAIEEAGGVDIQILGIGTDGHIGFNEPGSSLASGTRIKTLTEQTRIDNARFFDDDINQVPAHCITQGIGTILKARHLILLAFGSGKAEAIAETVEGGISSFCPASALQLHPHATVIVDEAAASRLRNKDYYKYSFAHKPQWQLI is encoded by the coding sequence ATGACTGAAGTCATCATCGTAGAGAATCAGGATGAGGCAGGAAGCATCTATGCGCAATGTGTGGCGCGACTGATCGCGGACAAGCCCGATTGCGTGCTCGGTCTGGCCACCGGGTCAAGTCCCTTGGCGGCATACCGTCAACTCGCGGGCCGCGTCGAGCGTGAAGGCATCGATGTCTCGCAGGTGCGCGGTTTCGCACTCGACGAATATGCCGGACTTGACCCAAGTCATCCCCAGTCATATAAGAGCACCATCAACCGAACGGTTGTCGAGCCTCTTGGCCTGGATCCCGAAAAGATACATGTGCCCAACGGCAATCTTGACACCATCGGAGAGGCCGGAAAAGCCTATGACAAGGCCATCGAAGAGGCTGGTGGCGTCGATATCCAGATTCTCGGCATCGGGACCGACGGTCATATCGGATTCAACGAGCCCGGTTCATCGCTTGCCTCTGGCACGCGTATCAAGACCTTGACAGAGCAGACACGAATCGACAACGCACGGTTCTTTGACGACGACATCAATCAGGTTCCCGCGCACTGCATAACGCAGGGCATTGGCACCATTCTGAAGGCGCGCCACCTCATTCTTCTGGCATTCGGTTCGGGCAAGGCCGAGGCGATCGCAGAGACTGTCGAGGGTGGAATCTCGTCGTTCTGCCCTGCTTCCGCATTGCAATTGCACCCGCATGCAACCGTGATCGTCGACGAGGCTGCGGCGTCTCGGCTGCGCAACAAGGACTATTACAAGTATTCCTTCGCGCATAAGCCACAGTGGCAGCTCATCTAG
- the nagA gene encoding N-acetylglucosamine-6-phosphate deacetylase, whose product MDHRQSREELTSMVSRAVMGGAATFAVRNATKIDARGVEGHFWLISVDGGIVATGTRDDDFESAWNVARTSQSGPVGARIFDAEGAVLTPGYIDIHSHGAWERSFDDGAEGIATARTGHAIHGTTRQVLSLITNPLDVMSENLRAVAAACSRRPDCLGAHLEGPFLAISRKGAHDPACLRDPEPQCVDELLEAGDGWIRQITIAPELPHGIDAIRRFSRAGVIPAIGHCDADYRTTRRGIDAGARILTHIFNAMNGIHHRKPGPIPAVLEDGRVQVELINDGFHVDDPVVKLAFGLFRGRIALITDSMAATGCPDGSYSLGKLAVKVEDGHARLASNGAIAGSTLTLEESVRRGVEELGLSAVDVVAAATQGPAHALGIDVPNKVTDHPLGVLAPGYAADCIIHEKGTWKAESVWCEGRKLL is encoded by the coding sequence ATGGATCACAGGCAATCGAGGGAAGAACTGACTTCGATGGTAAGCAGGGCCGTGATGGGTGGAGCTGCCACCTTTGCGGTCCGCAATGCCACAAAGATCGATGCAAGAGGCGTCGAAGGTCATTTCTGGCTGATATCGGTGGACGGCGGAATCGTGGCGACGGGGACGCGCGATGACGATTTCGAGAGTGCCTGGAATGTGGCTCGGACAAGCCAGTCCGGGCCGGTCGGTGCAAGGATCTTCGATGCCGAGGGGGCCGTTCTCACACCTGGATACATTGACATCCATTCCCACGGAGCATGGGAGAGGTCGTTCGATGATGGTGCCGAAGGCATAGCGACCGCCCGGACGGGCCATGCGATTCATGGGACCACGCGGCAGGTGCTGAGCCTGATAACGAATCCGCTTGATGTGATGTCCGAAAATCTGCGTGCCGTCGCGGCTGCCTGCTCCAGGCGCCCTGATTGCCTCGGCGCTCATCTCGAGGGGCCTTTCCTTGCAATATCGAGGAAAGGTGCCCATGATCCGGCGTGTCTGCGAGATCCTGAGCCTCAATGCGTCGATGAGTTGCTGGAGGCAGGCGACGGTTGGATTCGACAGATAACGATAGCTCCCGAGCTGCCACACGGAATCGACGCGATACGACGTTTCAGCCGTGCGGGCGTGATTCCCGCGATCGGCCATTGCGATGCCGACTATCGGACCACAAGACGTGGCATCGATGCAGGGGCAAGGATCCTGACGCATATCTTCAACGCCATGAACGGCATCCATCACCGCAAGCCTGGACCGATCCCGGCTGTTCTGGAGGATGGTCGCGTTCAGGTGGAGCTGATCAACGACGGCTTCCACGTCGATGATCCGGTCGTGAAACTTGCCTTCGGCCTGTTCCGCGGGCGCATTGCCCTGATCACCGATTCAATGGCTGCGACAGGGTGCCCGGATGGCTCGTATTCACTGGGCAAGCTTGCCGTGAAGGTCGAGGACGGCCATGCACGCCTGGCATCGAACGGCGCCATCGCCGGTTCGACTCTGACGCTTGAGGAATCGGTGCGAAGGGGAGTCGAGGAGTTGGGTCTTTCAGCCGTGGACGTTGTCGCCGCGGCCACTCAGGGGCCAGCCCATGCCTTGGGAATCGACGTTCCCAACAAGGTCACCGATCACCCGCTCGGCGTGCTTGCGCCGGGATATGCCGCTGACTGCATAATCCATGAAAAGGGCACATGGAAGGCCGAATCCGTCTGGTGCGAGGGCAGGAAGCTGCTCTGA
- a CDS encoding ABC transporter permease, producing MQTFKSALRILWAHKVYMLVYLIGFGALMLSLGISSIVAAGNDTGAISANASDSATSDQTEVASKLPKAKIAVIDRDSGNLAEGLRDYLSHSATIVKLDDTPQRLQDAIARNDVDLIVVISKGYSQRFETAATSTGDDASASRSMPVADITVSYVSSQGSLAKIDVDGYFSQLRSVLASGLRTKLSDAVTYTVHQAGKQGLSPSVHVLKNAQEAGKSLASSFGTTIKLSIYPIFMAMTVCVSLLIGVFNAPETSRRLFASSARSYVLNAQELMGAVSVGLICWVLYYSAALLALAPFNRGFSAISLASLVLVALSQLVYTLISMAFGFMIGQLKASTTIANAVATSLGLMLMFTSGTAFDPSVMPAPMVSLGKLLPGWWMSVSIDDALGTTSFQTPDPSLLGWLQSLGLVALFGLAFISIGLAAGKYRHAHPEFGMSNRITQLTELG from the coding sequence ATGCAAACCTTTAAATCAGCGCTTCGAATTCTTTGGGCGCATAAGGTCTATATGCTCGTGTATCTGATAGGCTTCGGAGCTCTCATGCTCAGTCTGGGAATCTCGAGCATCGTCGCTGCAGGCAACGACACCGGCGCGATATCGGCGAATGCGTCAGACTCCGCCACTTCCGATCAGACCGAGGTCGCCTCGAAGCTTCCGAAGGCCAAGATCGCCGTCATCGATCGGGATTCGGGAAATCTGGCAGAGGGCCTGCGCGACTATCTGTCGCACAGCGCCACGATCGTGAAGCTTGATGACACGCCTCAGCGACTGCAGGATGCCATAGCCCGCAACGATGTGGATCTGATCGTCGTCATCTCGAAGGGGTATTCGCAACGCTTCGAGACCGCCGCAACCTCGACAGGAGACGATGCCAGCGCATCGCGTTCGATGCCGGTGGCAGACATCACCGTAAGCTATGTCTCAAGTCAGGGTTCGCTCGCGAAGATAGATGTCGACGGTTATTTCTCACAGCTGCGAAGCGTGCTTGCCTCGGGCTTGCGGACCAAGCTTTCGGACGCCGTCACCTATACGGTTCACCAGGCTGGGAAGCAGGGTCTCTCCCCTTCGGTCCATGTGCTGAAGAATGCACAGGAGGCGGGCAAGTCTCTGGCAAGCAGCTTCGGAACGACCATCAAGCTGTCGATCTATCCGATCTTCATGGCGATGACGGTATGCGTGTCATTGCTCATCGGCGTGTTCAACGCTCCAGAGACAAGCCGCCGTCTGTTCGCATCCTCGGCACGGAGCTACGTTCTCAATGCCCAGGAACTGATGGGCGCCGTAAGCGTGGGACTCATCTGCTGGGTCCTGTATTATTCGGCGGCGCTGCTTGCCCTTGCCCCATTCAACCGTGGATTCTCCGCAATCAGCCTTGCCTCACTGGTTCTTGTGGCACTTTCCCAACTCGTCTATACGCTCATCTCGATGGCCTTCGGCTTCATGATCGGGCAGCTGAAAGCCTCGACGACCATCGCCAATGCGGTCGCCACCTCATTGGGACTGATGCTCATGTTCACATCGGGCACTGCATTCGACCCTTCGGTCATGCCCGCTCCGATGGTCTCGCTCGGCAAGCTGCTCCCAGGTTGGTGGATGTCGGTTTCCATCGACGACGCGCTGGGCACGACGAGCTTCCAAACCCCTGATCCAAGCCTGCTCGGATGGCTGCAAAGCTTGGGATTGGTGGCACTGTTCGGCCTGGCATTCATAAGCATCGGCCTCGCCGCCGGAAAATATCGCCATGCTCACCCTGAATTCGGCATGTCCAACCGCATCACCCAGCTCACCGAACTGGGATAG
- a CDS encoding ABC transporter permease, which translates to MWTTLLTTIKVNVREKSNLLWLFFFPILMASLFWGMFSGLTNIQVEAQNFAVVHDSNWNSVPGADSLVASLAGKNSSHTKLIVPTVVKSLGEAKERVNVKKDSGYLYVTDQGSLGIAISDDMYNKVTNTLSSSTAGVVLSSLRSIITQFNHAADSVEGVSESGNPAKAQQTIAEYVKASAASAGLTYTHDRSLTHFAPDQFARYYYALLGMVCMMSMSFAISSITSAQANLSPLGARRSVAPQAKWRQFGAIMIASWLTSFASMAVSFCYIRYVCDIVMGGREGLAIAALFVASFTATALGLLVGAIPRLSHGVKTGISTGIACFGALFAGLYGTFAMNISDAISRDAPALDLINPVKQVSNLFYDLLYYDSLQPFVQTIMILLITGAICVALSISIMRRRSYANL; encoded by the coding sequence ATGTGGACCACGCTGCTGACCACGATCAAGGTGAATGTAAGGGAGAAAAGCAACCTTCTTTGGCTGTTCTTCTTCCCGATTCTGATGGCAAGCCTCTTCTGGGGCATGTTCAGCGGGCTGACGAACATTCAGGTCGAGGCCCAGAACTTCGCCGTCGTGCATGACTCCAATTGGAATTCGGTGCCTGGGGCTGATTCGCTCGTCGCCTCGCTCGCCGGGAAAAACTCCAGCCATACGAAACTGATCGTGCCGACGGTCGTGAAGTCTCTGGGAGAGGCCAAGGAGCGCGTCAATGTCAAGAAGGACAGCGGCTATCTCTATGTGACCGACCAGGGCAGCCTTGGGATCGCGATATCCGATGACATGTACAACAAGGTGACCAATACACTGTCATCATCGACGGCAGGGGTCGTGCTCAGCTCGCTGAGAAGCATCATCACGCAGTTCAACCACGCCGCCGACAGCGTCGAAGGCGTGTCCGAGTCCGGCAATCCGGCCAAGGCTCAGCAGACGATTGCCGAATACGTCAAGGCCAGCGCCGCAAGCGCCGGACTCACATATACGCACGACCGTTCCCTCACGCATTTCGCTCCCGATCAGTTCGCGCGCTACTACTACGCGCTGCTTGGCATGGTCTGCATGATGTCGATGAGCTTTGCCATCTCGTCGATAACCTCCGCCCAGGCCAACCTTTCGCCGCTTGGAGCGCGCAGATCCGTCGCACCTCAAGCGAAATGGCGTCAATTCGGCGCCATCATGATCGCAAGCTGGCTCACCTCATTCGCAAGCATGGCGGTCTCATTCTGCTACATCCGCTATGTCTGCGATATCGTCATGGGTGGAAGGGAGGGCCTTGCCATCGCCGCACTGTTCGTCGCGAGCTTCACGGCAACGGCACTGGGACTGCTGGTCGGCGCAATCCCACGTCTGTCCCATGGGGTCAAAACCGGAATCAGCACTGGCATCGCATGTTTCGGGGCACTGTTCGCCGGTCTGTACGGCACCTTCGCGATGAACATCAGCGATGCCATAAGCCGCGATGCTCCGGCCCTCGATCTGATCAATCCAGTCAAGCAGGTGTCGAATCTCTTCTATGACCTGCTCTATTACGACAGCCTGCAGCCATTCGTGCAGACCATCATGATCCTGCTGATCACGGGTGCCATATGCGTGGCATTGTCAATAAGCATCATGAGGAGACGCAGCTATGCAAACCTTTAA
- a CDS encoding ATP-binding cassette domain-containing protein, whose protein sequence is MDTDTMQDAISVRNLVKRYGAMLALDHFDLSVRRGEIFGLLGPNGSGKTTAINCILALLSYESGKVAVFGRPMSPTAYDIKRRIGVVPQNVAVFNELTVRENIDYFCSLYVPKRKERKQLVDDAIAFVDLEEFSGYRPGKLSGGLLRRLNIACGIAHRPALILFDEPTVAVDPQSRNAILEGIRHLRDAGATILYTSHYMEEVEQICTRIMIMDHGRQIAQGSAARLKDMIDMGERITIGTLDIDEATLSRIQALPFVAQADFDCKELKVTCRHGDHNLADVLDILHSSGTDFGHLSSQPPTLNDVFLELTGKALRD, encoded by the coding sequence ATGGACACAGATACCATGCAGGACGCAATCTCGGTCAGGAATCTCGTCAAGCGCTACGGAGCCATGCTCGCCCTCGACCACTTCGATCTCAGCGTGCGACGAGGTGAGATCTTCGGGCTGCTTGGACCGAATGGTTCGGGAAAGACCACGGCGATCAACTGCATCCTGGCCTTGCTCAGCTACGAGTCAGGCAAGGTGGCCGTCTTCGGCAGGCCCATGAGCCCCACGGCATATGACATCAAACGTCGCATCGGTGTGGTTCCACAGAATGTTGCCGTGTTCAACGAGCTCACGGTGAGGGAGAACATCGACTATTTCTGTTCGCTGTATGTCCCCAAACGCAAGGAACGCAAGCAACTGGTCGACGATGCCATAGCATTCGTAGACTTGGAGGAATTCAGCGGCTACCGCCCCGGCAAGCTGTCCGGCGGTCTGCTCAGAAGGCTCAACATCGCGTGCGGCATAGCGCATAGACCAGCATTGATACTCTTCGACGAACCGACGGTGGCCGTCGATCCTCAGAGCCGCAACGCAATCCTCGAAGGCATACGGCATCTGCGCGATGCAGGAGCCACGATTCTCTATACCAGCCATTACATGGAAGAGGTCGAACAGATCTGCACGCGCATCATGATCATGGACCATGGCAGGCAGATCGCTCAGGGAAGCGCCGCCAGGCTCAAGGACATGATCGACATGGGCGAGCGCATCACCATTGGCACGCTTGACATCGACGAAGCGACCTTGAGCAGGATCCAGGCACTTCCCTTCGTCGCGCAGGCGGATTTCGACTGCAAGGAGCTCAAGGTCACCTGCCGCCACGGCGATCATAATCTCGCCGATGTGCTGGACATACTTCATTCATCCGGCACCGATTTCGGACATCTGAGCTCGCAGCCACCGACATTGAACGACGTGTTCCTGGAACTGACCGGCAAGGCACTGCGCGACTGA
- a CDS encoding sensor histidine kinase, producing the protein MMRGAYKFVLWLLCISLAMLRDGSSLSVAFVFAIFVSLSAAALSEWLAPHRLAACCEAALAVLALAIPQMIAFLPLFSFDVASAMATWCMLQRRPDASLDKGAFSLRASWIEYGMCACIGIAVMASLGLGTAFEVEPAMLRLTLFCLCALNIFSGFALTLIPRMRRRALLSQDEVREIRRRMRNEAYDAEDERRNAMHEATLAERTRIAREIHDGVGHLLTRGIMQSHTSQVVASMAGDETNARGFRAVEDTFAEAMNAVRQTVHDLDDSGNDFALQIGSAAKVLQSVAQGPEVTLENEIQQAPAPVTRCLAMTVRESLNNVLRHSDARHVEIVLRDMPALWQLVVQDDGSVRQDEARNGSVGPRQAVRDIRGMGLADIESRARELGGNALCGPNARGWRVFVSLPKAPWSNAGGVRHQEGHVRDERDPHDVEVSGNLQSELHMGIDATSIMKGTQ; encoded by the coding sequence ATGATGCGTGGGGCATACAAGTTCGTGCTGTGGCTGCTATGCATATCGCTTGCGATGCTCCGCGATGGCAGCTCGCTGTCGGTGGCCTTCGTGTTCGCGATATTCGTGTCGCTGTCAGCGGCTGCACTGTCCGAATGGCTTGCGCCACATCGTCTGGCTGCATGCTGCGAAGCCGCGTTGGCAGTGCTGGCCTTGGCGATTCCGCAGATGATCGCGTTTCTGCCGCTGTTCTCCTTCGATGTGGCATCGGCGATGGCTACATGGTGCATGCTGCAGAGGCGCCCAGATGCGAGCCTGGACAAGGGAGCCTTCTCATTGCGGGCATCCTGGATTGAGTATGGCATGTGTGCATGCATCGGCATCGCCGTCATGGCATCGTTGGGCCTGGGAACGGCGTTTGAGGTCGAACCGGCCATGCTTCGCCTGACGCTGTTCTGCCTGTGCGCATTGAACATCTTCTCTGGTTTCGCGCTGACGCTGATTCCAAGGATGAGGCGGCGTGCCTTGCTGTCGCAGGACGAAGTGCGGGAGATTCGACGCCGGATGCGAAACGAGGCATATGACGCCGAGGACGAGCGTAGAAATGCTATGCATGAGGCGACTCTTGCGGAACGAACGAGGATCGCCCGCGAGATCCATGACGGGGTCGGGCATCTGCTGACCAGAGGAATCATGCAGTCGCACACATCGCAGGTGGTTGCCTCGATGGCTGGCGATGAGACGAACGCCCGGGGTTTCCGTGCAGTCGAAGATACATTTGCCGAGGCGATGAATGCCGTCAGGCAGACAGTTCACGATCTGGACGACAGCGGCAACGATTTCGCCCTGCAGATCGGATCCGCTGCGAAGGTCCTGCAGTCAGTCGCGCAGGGTCCCGAGGTTACGCTGGAGAATGAGATTCAGCAGGCGCCGGCTCCCGTGACACGGTGCCTTGCGATGACGGTGCGGGAATCGTTGAACAACGTGCTTCGCCACAGCGATGCTCGTCATGTCGAAATCGTGCTGAGAGACATGCCTGCATTGTGGCAGTTGGTGGTGCAGGACGATGGAAGCGTAAGGCAGGATGAAGCCCGAAATGGCAGTGTCGGGCCAAGGCAGGCCGTTCGCGACATCAGAGGGATGGGGCTTGCCGATATCGAGTCCCGCGCCCGGGAGCTTGGTGGCAATGCCCTATGCGGACCGAACGCGCGCGGGTGGCGGGTCTTCGTATCGCTGCCCAAGGCTCCATGGAGCAACGCGGGCGGCGTGCGACATCAGGAAGGTCATGTTCGGGACGAACGCGACCCGCATGATGTCGAAGTGTCTGGCAATCTGCAATCGGAGCTGCATATGGGGATCGATGCAACGAGCATCATGAAAGGAACGCAATGA
- a CDS encoding response regulator — protein sequence MKVAVVDDDPIVCSSIATMIDQVGAGETLWTANDGEQAIRHYASQRPDVLLMDIQMPTMGGLDAARSILQSDPTAKILFLTTFADRQYIQEALGIGGRGYLIKQDVASIIPAVRTVLAGEIVLGSKALSHLELGETEKASSDDRPNAGRTGLPADDPFSSLTNRERRISALIAEGLDNHDIARQLYLSEGTVRNRISEILAKLGLANRTQIAILWLRTLPR from the coding sequence ATGAAAGTCGCCGTCGTCGATGATGACCCAATAGTGTGCTCATCAATTGCAACCATGATCGACCAAGTCGGGGCAGGGGAGACTCTGTGGACGGCGAATGACGGCGAGCAGGCCATCAGACACTATGCGAGCCAACGCCCGGATGTGCTGCTCATGGACATTCAGATGCCGACGATGGGCGGACTCGATGCGGCAAGGAGCATACTTCAATCTGACCCGACCGCGAAGATTCTTTTCCTCACCACATTCGCGGACAGACAATACATACAGGAGGCGCTTGGCATAGGAGGCCGTGGATATCTGATCAAGCAGGATGTCGCGTCTATCATCCCCGCTGTGCGGACCGTTCTCGCCGGCGAGATAGTCCTTGGTTCCAAAGCCTTGTCCCATCTCGAACTCGGCGAGACGGAAAAGGCCTCATCCGATGATCGACCGAATGCCGGCCGGACTGGTCTGCCCGCCGACGACCCCTTCTCGAGTCTGACGAATCGCGAACGGCGCATCAGCGCACTGATCGCAGAAGGTCTCGATAACCACGACATCGCACGGCAGCTGTATCTGAGCGAGGGCACCGTCCGCAATCGGATAAGCGAGATTCTTGCAAAGCTCGGTCTTGCCAACCGTACTCAGATCGCGATTCTCTGGCTTCGCACTTTGCCAAGATAG
- the glmS gene encoding glutamine--fructose-6-phosphate transaminase (isomerizing) gives MCGIVGFAGNRTACGKPLEVCMQGLKRLEYRGYDSAGVALAAPGMDRVAWRKKAGRLDRLVDDLKAKPMPDATVAIGHTRWATNGVPSDVNAHPHMSQDGKIAVIHNGIIENASELKFNLETEGYTFASSTDTEVAAKLLGKIANEILDREGAPDLFKAMRRVARMLTGAFTLLAVDSRQPDIVVGARHDSPLVVGLGDGENYLGSDVAAFVAYTKHAMELGQDEAVCISGDTVVVTDFEGNVVSDPKRFTVDWDASAAEKGGWDSYMDKEIHEDPAAVSETLLGRFDPKGNLDLDEVHIDEDVFRQVDKIIVIACGTASYAGLVAKYAIEHWVRIPVEVELAHEFRYRDPILTPRTLVVAISQSGETMDTLMALRHAREQGSRVLAICNTQGSTIPRESDAVLYTHAGPEIAVASTKAFVAQIVAAYLLGLYLAQVKGTMFRDEIRHIVTDLKAMPEKIQWVLDTQADTVSKTARQMLNAHSFIFLGRHVGYPVAMEGALKLKEIAYTFSEGFAAGELKHGPIALVDEGEPVVCIVPSPRGRDVLHSKMISSIEEVKARGAFTIAIAEEGDESVANYADVTFWRPQCPTLLSPLVDVVPLQLFAMDMSMLKQNDVDKPRNLAKSVTVE, from the coding sequence ATGTGTGGAATCGTTGGATTTGCGGGAAATAGAACGGCCTGTGGCAAACCCCTTGAGGTATGCATGCAGGGATTGAAACGCCTTGAATATAGGGGATATGACTCGGCGGGTGTCGCCTTGGCTGCCCCTGGAATGGACAGGGTCGCCTGGCGCAAGAAGGCAGGGCGTCTGGATAGGCTGGTCGATGACCTGAAGGCCAAGCCAATGCCCGATGCCACGGTTGCGATCGGCCATACGCGCTGGGCCACGAATGGTGTTCCGAGCGATGTGAACGCCCATCCCCATATGAGTCAGGACGGCAAGATCGCCGTGATACACAACGGCATCATCGAGAATGCCTCGGAGCTCAAGTTCAATCTCGAGACTGAGGGCTACACCTTTGCATCAAGCACCGATACCGAGGTGGCGGCAAAGCTGCTGGGCAAGATCGCCAACGAGATCCTGGACAGGGAAGGCGCGCCGGATCTATTCAAGGCCATGCGCCGTGTGGCGCGCATGCTCACCGGCGCATTCACGCTCCTCGCGGTGGACAGCCGCCAGCCGGACATCGTCGTCGGCGCACGCCATGACTCCCCTCTGGTCGTAGGCCTTGGAGATGGCGAGAACTACCTTGGGTCGGATGTCGCGGCCTTCGTCGCATATACCAAGCATGCGATGGAACTTGGCCAGGACGAGGCCGTATGCATCAGTGGAGACACCGTCGTGGTCACCGACTTCGAGGGCAACGTCGTTTCGGATCCCAAGCGGTTCACCGTGGACTGGGATGCTTCCGCTGCAGAGAAGGGTGGATGGGATTCGTATATGGATAAGGAAATCCATGAGGATCCCGCCGCGGTCTCCGAAACCCTTCTCGGCCGTTTCGATCCCAAGGGCAATCTCGATCTCGACGAGGTGCACATTGACGAGGATGTCTTCCGTCAGGTCGACAAGATCATCGTGATAGCATGTGGGACTGCCTCATATGCTGGGCTGGTCGCCAAATACGCGATCGAGCATTGGGTCAGGATTCCCGTCGAGGTCGAACTGGCGCATGAGTTCCGATATCGCGACCCGATTCTGACGCCAAGGACACTGGTGGTTGCGATTTCCCAGTCAGGCGAGACCATGGACACGCTCATGGCCCTTCGACACGCCCGTGAGCAGGGGTCACGCGTGCTCGCGATCTGCAATACGCAGGGTTCCACGATTCCACGCGAGTCCGATGCCGTGCTGTACACGCATGCCGGACCAGAGATCGCGGTCGCTTCGACAAAGGCTTTCGTCGCGCAGATCGTCGCCGCATATCTTCTGGGCCTATATCTCGCTCAGGTCAAGGGCACCATGTTCCGCGACGAGATTCGTCACATCGTCACCGATCTGAAGGCCATGCCCGAGAAGATCCAATGGGTTCTTGACACTCAGGCGGATACGGTGAGCAAGACCGCCAGACAGATGCTCAACGCGCACTCGTTCATCTTCCTGGGCCGTCATGTCGGTTATCCGGTCGCCATGGAAGGTGCGTTGAAGCTCAAGGAAATCGCCTACACATTCAGCGAGGGCTTCGCTGCCGGGGAATTGAAGCATGGTCCCATCGCGCTGGTCGATGAGGGCGAGCCGGTCGTGTGCATCGTTCCAAGCCCCCGTGGCCGCGATGTGCTGCACAGCAAGATGATTTCCTCCATCGAAGAGGTGAAGGCCCGCGGTGCGTTCACGATTGCCATCGCCGAGGAGGGCGATGAATCGGTTGCGAACTATGCCGATGTCACCTTCTGGCGTCCTCAGTGCCCGACCTTGCTCAGCCCACTCGTCGATGTGGTTCCGTTGCAGCTCTTTGCCATGGATATGTCGATGCTCAAGCAGAACGATGTCGACAAGCCCCGCAATCTTGCGAAGTCTGTGACTGTGGAATAG
- a CDS encoding pseudouridine synthase, producing the protein METLEKRHRWVTDEPTIPFPLRILYQNDAIVAVDKPHFLPTTPRGMWYRSTALMRLREMFHNDQITPAHRLDRATAGVVLFVSRPELRGAYQMLFQHHQVRKSYECIAPARPVQRPHFGTVQPLDVPSVFPLKRMSRITKHRGILQAFESSGTANSTTIIELSDNQDAVLAANEHLLSTRGEVAAHQLYRVYSLRPLTGKTHQLRVHMNSIGLPIAGDDLYPSIRMHANADGTAAPDDFAHPLQLVARSLEFIDPISNELRRFESEIPLEIRDETTFSAIPAPKSVRQARRE; encoded by the coding sequence ATGGAAACTCTCGAAAAACGGCATCGTTGGGTCACGGACGAACCCACGATACCGTTTCCATTGCGAATTCTGTATCAGAATGACGCCATCGTGGCTGTCGACAAACCCCATTTCCTCCCTACCACGCCGCGCGGCATGTGGTATCGCTCAACGGCGCTCATGCGGCTGCGCGAGATGTTCCATAACGACCAGATCACCCCAGCGCACCGACTTGATCGGGCCACCGCCGGTGTCGTGCTTTTCGTGAGCAGACCTGAACTGCGCGGCGCATATCAGATGCTGTTTCAACATCATCAGGTGCGAAAAAGCTATGAATGCATTGCTCCGGCACGCCCCGTGCAACGGCCACACTTTGGCACAGTGCAGCCGCTCGATGTGCCCTCGGTTTTTCCGCTGAAGCGCATGTCTCGCATCACCAAGCATCGCGGCATTCTGCAAGCGTTTGAATCAAGCGGCACGGCAAACAGCACCACGATTATCGAACTATCAGACAACCAGGATGCGGTGCTCGCAGCAAACGAGCATCTGCTCTCAACGCGAGGAGAAGTCGCGGCACATCAGCTGTATCGCGTCTATTCGCTCCGACCGCTGACAGGAAAGACGCACCAGCTTCGCGTCCATATGAACTCAATCGGACTGCCCATTGCAGGTGATGATCTCTATCCAAGCATTCGCATGCATGCCAATGCAGACGGTACAGCCGCACCTGACGACTTTGCACATCCCTTGCAATTGGTGGCACGAAGCCTCGAATTCATCGATCCAATCAGCAATGAATTGCGCCGCTTTGAATCCGAAATCCCCTTGGAAATCAGAGACGAAACGACGTTCAGCGCAATTCCTGCACCGAAGAGCGTTCGACAAGCTCGGCGGGAATGA